The Gammaproteobacteria bacterium sequence GTTCGGGGTTCGGGTTTTGCCGAATCCCGAATCCCGGCTGCCGAATCCCATATTCATACCACCCCCGCACGCAGCAGGTCGTGCATGCCCAGCGCACCGACCAGGCGGTGCTCGGCATCGACCACCAGCAGGCCGTTGATCTTGCTCGCCTGCATGATGGCCAGTGCCTCGGCGGCCAACATGCCGGGCTGGACGGTCTTGCAGTTGCGCGTCATCAATTCACCGACCGGGGTCTTGTGGAGATTGATCTCACGGTCGACGGCACGGCGCAGGTCGCCGTCGGTGAACACACCGGTGACGCGACCGTCGGCAGCGAGCACCGCGGTCATGCCCAGGCCCTTGCGCGTCATCTCGTGCAGTGTCTCGGTGAGCGGTGCGTCGACGCTGACCTGTGGGATGGTATCGCCGGTGTGCATGATATCGTCGATCAGCAACAGCAGACGCCGACCCAGGCTGCCACCCGGGTGGGCGCGGGCGAAATCCTCGGCGCTGAAGCCGCGCGACTTCAACAATGCGATGGCCAGCGCATCGCCCATCACCAACGCGGCCGTGGTACTGGAGGTGGGTGCCAGCCCGAGCGGGCAGGCCTCCCTCTCCACACTGACGTCGATATTGGCGTTGGCGGCGCGGGCGAGTGTCGAGTTGGCGTTGCCCGTCATGGTGATGAGCGGCACGCCCAGGCGCTTGATCAGCGGCAGGATGGTCAGCAACTCGCCGGTCTCGCCGGAATTCGACAGCGCCAGGACGACATCCGTGGGCGTGATCATGCCGAGATCACCGTGGCTGGCCTCGCCCGGGTGCACGAAGAAGGCCGGCGTGCCGGTGCTGGCGAGCGTGGCGGCGATCTTGCCGCCGATGTGTCCCGATTTACCCATGCCGAGGACCACCACGCGGCCACGGCAGGCGAGGATGTAGCTGCAGGCGCGGGCGAACTGCGCGTCGATACGGCCGGCCAGCGCGCCGACGGCGCGGGCCTCGGTCTCGATGACCGCGAGCCCGAGTGCCTCGAACGTAGATTCGTTCATTGCGACTCGACCCGGGTGGCGCCGCAACGGCTGCAACGGTAGCGAGTCACCAGGCGGCCGGTCTTGACGTCAAAGGGCGTGCCGGGCTCGGCCTCCCATTTATGGAAGCCGCGTCGGCACAGGGTCTTGCCCTGGTGCTGGTCGGCGGCGCGCGGGCGCTTGAACGGTAAGACGTTGCTCATGGGGCCGGAGGTCCAGGCTCGGGCCCGTCATGATACACAGATGCGGCCGGCTGCCAAGACGGCAAGGGGGTGTTGTTGCAGTCCCGCAACAGATCCGGTAGCAGGCGCGGAACCGCCGATGGGCGGCGGATTGCCGTCGAACTGGCTGAACGACGAAGGAAAATGTGTGAAAGGACTGGCAACCGCCCCGCTGGAATGGGACAATCGCGGGGCAAAAGAGCAACATGCAGTTGACGAAAGGTCCGCGCTTGGCAAGACTGTGTCCCGCCGCGGCGTACCCGCAAGGCGGGACGACGGGGTCGACCGGCCGGCCAGGGGTGTGTTGCAGCCATCCTGAAACCTCACCCACCCAGCCTCCACAACGTCGATCAGTCTCGCATGCCAGCAAGCCCCGAACACAGCGGTAACGACAGCCTGGTGAAGGTGCGCGGCATGCGCTTCGCGCGCGGCACCCGCTGGATATTCGACGGCGTCGATCTGGATATCCAGCGCGGCAAGGTCACGGCCATCATGGGCCCGAGCGGTACCGGCAAGACCACCCTGCTGCGTCTGATCGGTGGTCAGCTCAAGCCGCACGCGGGCAGCATCCGCGTCGACGGCGAAGAGGTGCCCAGACTCCGACATGACGCGCTGTACCGCCTGCGCAAGCGCATGGGGATGCTGTTCCAGAGCGGTGCCTTGCTCACCGACCTGAGCGTCTTCGACAACGTCGCCTTTCCCCTGCGGGAACATACCCGTCTACCCGAGGTCATGATCCGCGACCTGGTGCTGATGAAGCTGCAGGCAGTGGGGCTGCGCGGGGCGCGCGACCTGATGCCGAGCCAGCTGTCCGGCGGCATGGCGCGGCGGGTGGCGCTGGCACGGGCGATCGCACTCGACCCGATGATGATCATGTACGACGAGCCCTTCGGCGGTCAGGATCCCATCTCCATGGGCGCGCTGGTACAGCTCATCCGGCTGCTCAACGACGCCCTGAATCTGACCTCCATCATCGTCTCCCACGATGTCCAGGAGACGGCCGCCATCGCCGACTATATCTATCTGCTGTCGGGCGGCCGGGTGGTCGAGCACGGTACACCAGAGGCGCTCAACCGCTCGCCGTCACCCTGGGTGAACCAGTTCATGCACGGCCTGCCTGATGGTCCGGTACCCTTCCACTACCAGGCCCCACCCTACCGGGATGACCTGCTGGCGGGTGTCCAGGCTGGACGCGACAGACGATGATACGGACGCGGGCGACGTGATGGATTGGCTGCAGCGGCTGGGCCACGGGGCGCTGGGGGTGTTCGAGCGCCTGGGGCGGGGCAACCTGTTCCTGTTACAGGTGCTGGCGGGCCTGCCGGGCCTGCTGCTGCGTCCGCGCCTGGTCATCCTGCAAATGCACTCGGTGGGTGTGCTGTCGCTGGTGATCATCGTGGTGTCCGGACTGTTCGTCGGCATGGTGCTGGGGTTGCAGGGCTACAATACACTGGTCGATTTCGGGGCCGCGGAGTCGCTCGGTGTGGTGGTGGCGCTGTCGCTGGTGCGTGAACTGGGGCCGGTGGTCGCGGCGCTGTTGTTCGCCGGCCGCGCCGGCTCGGCGCTCACCGCCGAGATCGGTCTGATGAAGGCCACCGAGCAACTGTCGGGAATGGAGATGATGGCCGTCGATCCCATCCGTCAGGTGATCGGACCGCGCTTCCTCGCGGGATTCCTGTCCATGCCACTACTGGCCGCCATCTTCAGTGCCGTCGGCGTGATCGGCGGCTATTTCGTCGGTGTGGGGTTGTTGGGCGTGGACAGCGGCGCCTTCTGGTCGCAGATGCAGGACAAGGTCGATCTGCACGAGGACATCTACAACGGTGTCATCAAGAGCCTCGTGTTCGGGTTCGCCGCGACCTGGATCGCCGTCTTCGAGGGCTACGACGCGATGCCCACCTCGGAAGGCGTGAGCCGGGCCACGACCCGCACGGTGGTCCATACGGCATTGGCCGTACTGGGCCTGGATTTCGTCTTGACGGCGCTGATGTTCGGGGATATTTGAGACATGGAACGGATCAGAACGATTGAGATTGGGGTAGGGTTGTTCGTCGTGGCGGGCCTGGCGGCACTGTTTATGCTGGCCATGCAGGTCAGCAACCTCAGTGCGATGTCCAATGAACCGGGCTATGAGCTGATCGCCCGCTTCGAGAATGTCGGCGGCCTGAAGGTCCGCTCGCCGGTTTCGGTGGCGGGCGTGCGCGTCGGGCGGGTGGCCGGCATCAGTTTCGATAGTGACGCCTACGAGGCCGTGGTGCGCATGAACATCGAGCCGCAGTACGACCGCTTTCCGACGGACACCTCGGCGCGGATCTTCACCGCCGGGTTGCTCGGCGAGCAGTACGTCGCGCTGGAACCGGGCGGCGCGGAGGACATGCTGAAGGCAGGCGACAGTATCCGGATGACGCAGTCGGCGCTGGTGCTGGAGCAGATCATCGGCCAGTTCCTGTTCGAGAAGGCTGCGGAGGGGAGCAAGAAATGACCCGGGCGACGGTGTTGCGGATGCCGGTGCTACTGTGGGCGCTGCTGCTGGGCGCAGTAGCGGTCGGGGCGACCGTGGTGGAGGACCCCGGCGCCCTGGTGCGCGATACCTCGGACCGCATGCTGGCGGTCCTGCAGGCGCAGCACGACGCCATTGAGGCGGACCCCGCCCGGCTGTACGGCCTGGTGGACGAGATCGTGCTGCCACATTTCGATTTCGAGCGCATGTCACGCTGGGCGCTGGGCAAGCACTGGCGACAGGCGGACGCCCAGCAGCAGCGGGAATTCGTCAATCAGTTTCGCACCCTGCTGGTGCGCACCTACGGCACCGCGCTGCTGGAGTACACCGGTCAGCAGGTCAACTACCTGCCGGTGCGCATCAGTGCCGATGGCAAGGACGCCACCGTCCGCACCGAGGTGATCAAGCCCGGCGCGCCGCCAATCCCGATCAACTACAGCATGTACCTCGGTAACCAGGGTTGGAAGGTGTACGACGTCGTCATCGACGGCATCAGCCTGGTGTCGAATTACCGCACCACCTTTGCCGCCGAGATCAGAAACCACGGTATCGATGCGCTCATCAAGCGCCTCGCGGACCGTAATGCCACGGGCGGTGAGGTGTGAGTGACGGCAGCATCCGGCGTGCGCCGGACGGCCGGCTGCTGCTGGCGGGAGAGCTGAGTTTCGCTACCGTGCCACGGCTGTGGGAGACGTCCCGGAACCTGCTTCGGGAGGATGGCGATCTGCACATCGATCTCAAGGACGTGCAGCGCTCCGACAGCGCCGGTCTGGCGCTACTGGTCGAGTGGATGCGCGTGGCCCGGCAGCTTGGCAAGCCCATCGAGTTCCTGAACATCCCTGCGCAGATGCTGGCCATCGCCCGCGTCAGCAGCCTCGACCAGATCCTGCCGCTCAGCCGCGGCTAACCGCCGCCCCCGGGCGCCCGCCTGCGCCGGATTGGCCAACGGGCGGGGTTTTTCTATATCATGACTCCTTTTCGACCGCCTGTCGGTCCGGCGGCGGCACCCTCGATCATCGGGACGGGATCAACATGCAAGCGCACGAAATCAAACAGCTCATCGAGGCCGGGATCCCCGGCAGCGAGGTCAGCGTCAAGGGCGACGGCGATCACTTCGAGGCCATCGTCGTCAGTGAATCCTTCGTCGGTCAGAGCACCGTCAAGCAGCATCAGACCGTGTACGGCACCCTGGGTGATCGCCTGCGGGCGGAGATCCATGCCTTGGCCCTGCACACCTATACGCCGGAGCAGTGGAAGAAGAACCCACGTCTGCAATGAGTCCGGAGGCCGCTTGGATAAACTGATCATCAGCGGCGGCGCGCCGCTGCGCGGCGAGATCCGTATCTCCGGCGCAAAGAATGCCGTGCTGCCCATCCTGGCGGCGACCATGCTGGCCGACAGCACGGTGACCGTCGGCAACGTACCGCATCTGCACGACGTCACCACTACCATGGAGCTGCTCGGGCGCATGGGCGTGAGCCTGGTCGTCGACGAGAAGATGAACATCGAGGCCGATCCGCGCACCATCCACGACTTCTCCGCACCCTACGATCTGGTCAAGACCATGCGTGCCTCCATCCTGGTGCTGGGGCCATTGGTGGCGCGCTACGGGCGCGCCGACGTGTCGCTGCCGGGCGGCTGCGCCATCGGCTCGCGGCCCGTGAATCTGCACGTGAAGG is a genomic window containing:
- a CDS encoding KpsF/GutQ family sugar-phosphate isomerase produces the protein MNESTFEALGLAVIETEARAVGALAGRIDAQFARACSYILACRGRVVVLGMGKSGHIGGKIAATLASTGTPAFFVHPGEASHGDLGMITPTDVVLALSNSGETGELLTILPLIKRLGVPLITMTGNANSTLARAANANIDVSVEREACPLGLAPTSSTTAALVMGDALAIALLKSRGFSAEDFARAHPGGSLGRRLLLLIDDIMHTGDTIPQVSVDAPLTETLHEMTRKGLGMTAVLAADGRVTGVFTDGDLRRAVDREINLHKTPVGELMTRNCKTVQPGMLAAEALAIMQASKINGLLVVDAEHRLVGALGMHDLLRAGVV
- a CDS encoding ABC transporter ATP-binding protein; this translates as MPASPEHSGNDSLVKVRGMRFARGTRWIFDGVDLDIQRGKVTAIMGPSGTGKTTLLRLIGGQLKPHAGSIRVDGEEVPRLRHDALYRLRKRMGMLFQSGALLTDLSVFDNVAFPLREHTRLPEVMIRDLVLMKLQAVGLRGARDLMPSQLSGGMARRVALARAIALDPMMIMYDEPFGGQDPISMGALVQLIRLLNDALNLTSIIVSHDVQETAAIADYIYLLSGGRVVEHGTPEALNRSPSPWVNQFMHGLPDGPVPFHYQAPPYRDDLLAGVQAGRDRR
- the mlaE gene encoding lipid asymmetry maintenance ABC transporter permease subunit MlaE; translated protein: MMDWLQRLGHGALGVFERLGRGNLFLLQVLAGLPGLLLRPRLVILQMHSVGVLSLVIIVVSGLFVGMVLGLQGYNTLVDFGAAESLGVVVALSLVRELGPVVAALLFAGRAGSALTAEIGLMKATEQLSGMEMMAVDPIRQVIGPRFLAGFLSMPLLAAIFSAVGVIGGYFVGVGLLGVDSGAFWSQMQDKVDLHEDIYNGVIKSLVFGFAATWIAVFEGYDAMPTSEGVSRATTRTVVHTALAVLGLDFVLTALMFGDI
- the mlaD gene encoding outer membrane lipid asymmetry maintenance protein MlaD; its protein translation is MERIRTIEIGVGLFVVAGLAALFMLAMQVSNLSAMSNEPGYELIARFENVGGLKVRSPVSVAGVRVGRVAGISFDSDAYEAVVRMNIEPQYDRFPTDTSARIFTAGLLGEQYVALEPGGAEDMLKAGDSIRMTQSALVLEQIIGQFLFEKAAEGSKK
- a CDS encoding ABC transporter substrate-binding protein; protein product: MTRATVLRMPVLLWALLLGAVAVGATVVEDPGALVRDTSDRMLAVLQAQHDAIEADPARLYGLVDEIVLPHFDFERMSRWALGKHWRQADAQQQREFVNQFRTLLVRTYGTALLEYTGQQVNYLPVRISADGKDATVRTEVIKPGAPPIPINYSMYLGNQGWKVYDVVIDGISLVSNYRTTFAAEIRNHGIDALIKRLADRNATGGEV
- a CDS encoding STAS domain-containing protein encodes the protein MRRAPDGRLLLAGELSFATVPRLWETSRNLLREDGDLHIDLKDVQRSDSAGLALLVEWMRVARQLGKPIEFLNIPAQMLAIARVSSLDQILPLSRG
- a CDS encoding BolA/IbaG family iron-sulfur metabolism protein; translation: MQAHEIKQLIEAGIPGSEVSVKGDGDHFEAIVVSESFVGQSTVKQHQTVYGTLGDRLRAEIHALALHTYTPEQWKKNPRLQ